A genomic segment from Glycine max cultivar Williams 82 chromosome 1, Glycine_max_v4.0, whole genome shotgun sequence encodes:
- the LOC100809411 gene encoding putative 6-phosphogluconolactonase isoform X1 yields MAKNTGELRIHESVDELRTDLADYVAELSEASVKERGVFAIALSGGSLIGLMGKLCEAPYNKTVDWSKWYIFWADERVVAKNHADSNYKLAKDGLLSKVPIIPSHVHSINDSVSAEEAADDYEFVIRQLVKTRVVSVSEISDCPKFDLILLGLGSDGHVASLFPNHSALNEREEWVTFITDSPKPPPERITFTLPVINSASNVAVVVTGESKAESVHLAIDDVGPDGPLIPVRMVQPAMGKLVWFLDKLAASKLEDSNLNK; encoded by the exons ATGGCTAAGAATACAGGAGAGTTGAGGATTCATGAGAGTGTGGATGAGCTTAGGACTGATTTGGCAGACTATGTTGCTGAGTTATCAGAGGCATCTGTGAAAGAGCGAGGAGTCTTTGCCATTGCTTTATCTGGTGGTTCTCTCATTGGCTTAATGGG AAAACTCTGTGAAGCTCCTTATAACAAGACAGTGGACTGGTCCAAGTGGTATATCTTCTGGGCTGATGAGCGTGTTGTGGCGAAAAACCATGCCGATAGCAATTATAAGCTTGCTAAAGATGGCCTTTTGTCCAAG GTGCCTATTATCCCCAGTCATGTGCATTCTATTAACGATTCCGTGTCAGCAGAAGAAGCTGCCGATGATTACGAGTTTGTCATTCGACAGTTAGTGAAAACCCGTGTTGTCAGCGTGTCTGAGATTAGTGACTGTCCAAAGTTTGACCTCATTCTGCTCGGATTGGGTTCAGATGGCCACGTTGCCTCATTGTTTCCTAACCACTCAGCACTCAATGAAAGGGAAGAATGGGTAACTTTTATTACTGACTCCCCCAAACCCCCACCTGAGAGAATCACATTCACCTTGCCTGTCATCAATTCTGCATCCAATGTTGCAGTAGTTGTCACAGGCGAAAGCAAAGCGGAATCCGTACACTTGGCAATAGACGATGTTGGACCTGATGGCCCCTTAATACCAGTGAGAATGGTCCAACCAGCGATGGGGAAGTTGGTGTGGTTTTTGGATAAGCTGGCTGCCTCAAAACTTGAAGATTCCAATTTGAACAAGTAG